A portion of the Gossypium arboreum isolate Shixiya-1 chromosome 8, ASM2569848v2, whole genome shotgun sequence genome contains these proteins:
- the LOC108469346 gene encoding two-component response regulator 24-like, translated as MSGNGASSSSLNMISGEDVVNNNLTALVVDDSPLLRLLHDIHLKKYGLKVQVAENGKVAVDLFHLGASFDLVLMDKEMPVMNGVEATKELRAMGVTSMIVGVTSKDGPGEQQAFMEAGLDYCFEKPLTPEIIGILLEELNKHNKKD; from the exons ATGTCGGGAAATGGTGCATCGAGTTCATCATTGAACATGATATCAGGTGAAGACGTGGTTAACAATAACTTGACTGCGCTGGTTGTTGATGATAGTCCACTTCTGCGATTGCTCCATGATATACATCTTAAGAAGTATGGACTAAAggttcaagttgctgaaaatggGAAAGTTGCTGTCGATCTTTTCCATTTGGGAGCTTCATTCGATCTCGTTCTAATGGACAAGGAAATGCCTGTCATGAATGGTGTTGAG gCTACTAAGGAGCTGAGAGCTATGGGGGTGACTAGCATGATCGTTGGTGTAACTTCAAAAGACGGACCGGGTGAGCAGCAAGCTTTCATGGAGGCAGGGTTGGATTATTGCTTTGAAAAACCTTTGACTCCCGAGATCATCGGTATTCTTCTGGAAGagctcaacaagcacaacaagaAGGATtga